DNA sequence from the Streptomyces sp. MST-110588 genome:
ACGTGGGCGGCCGAGCACCACACCGCCCACCACCACCAACTGGCCGATGTCGCCTCGACCGCCCAGCGGGCGATCCTGCGCCCCACGTCCTTCCGCATCGACGGCCTGTACGTCTGCGCCCGCTACCGCTCCGCGACCCCGCAGGCGGAGATCGGCGGCGACCTGTACGCCTTCGCCGACACCCCAGCGGCCTGCGGATGCTCCTGGGCGACGTGCGCGGCAAGGGCCTGGAGGCCGTACGGCTGTCCGCCGCCGCCATCGGGCACTTCCGGGACTGCGCCTACACCCACGCCTCCCTCGCCGAGGCGGTCAGCGAGACGGACCGGCGGCTGGCCGGTGACCTGGGCGAGGAGGACTTCATCACGGCGGTGACGGCCGAGTTCGCACCCGGCCGGGTGCGACTGGTCAACTGCGGCCATCACCCGCCGCTCCTGCTGCCCGCCGAGGGCCCGCCGACCTTGGTGCAGCCGGCCGAGGCGGCCACCACACCCCTCGGCCTGTGCCCCGTCCCCCGCGTCCAGCAGGTGCGGCTGTCGCCCGGGGACCGGATGCTCTTCTACACCGACGGGCTCGCCGAGGCCCGCGACCCGTCCGGGACCATGCTCGACCTGGCCGGGCTCGTCTCCGCGTGTACCCTGCCCGACCTCAACGACGCGATCGACACGGTCCTGACGAGAATGACCCGGCACACCCACGGGGCGCGCGATGACGACGTCGCCCTGGTCATGGTCGAGCTCGGCGTGCCCGTGCCCCGCCGGGCCCCGAGGCGCTTCAGGTCCGCACCCCGTACGGAGCAGGTCACCGAGGCGCTCCGCACCGGACCGAACCGGACGGGGCCGAGCCGGTCCTCGGGGGCGTTCAGGTCCGGATGAGGCAGAACGGGTGCCCCGCGGGATCGGCGTAGACCCTGAAGTCCCGCTTCCCGCCCTCGTCGTCGAGGTCCAGCGGTCGCGCCCCCAGCGCCAGCACCTGCTCCTGGCCCTTTTCCATGTCCGGCACGTCCAGGTCGAGGTGGATCTGCTGCGAGTGGTCCGCGCGCGGCCACTGCGGCGGTACGAACCCGGGGGCGCGCTGGAAGGAGAGCCGCAGTGAACCGTCCACGAACAGGTCGACCCAGTTCTCCTCGGGGTCCGATCCGTTCTTGATCCGACCGCCCAGCACCTGTGCGTAGAAGCCGGCGAGCGCGTGGGGGTCGGGGCAGTCCAGAACGGTGGTACGGAGCTTGGCGATCGGCACGTCTGCCTCCTTGTGCGACGGTTTCCTGTGGACGTGTCCTGTGCGACAGATCTTCTGCGGCAGGTCACGACGAGTGCCCGCCGACGGCGGACCGAATCATGCTTTTCGGGCCGCGCGTCAGTACTTCCGGCGCGTCAGTACTTCCGGCGCGTCAGTGTCTGCGGCACGTCAGTGCTTCGGAGCATCCGTGCCTCCGGCGCGTCAGTCCTCCGCGCCCTCGACGAGCACCCGGACCGTGGACAGCGAGGGGTCGGCGGTGTCCGGGACGTTCATCCCCGCCTCGACCCCCGTACGCAGGTACTCCAGCACCGGTTCGGTCAGGCGCTCACCGGGCAGCGCGGCGGGAATCCCGGGCGGGTACGGGGTCATCATCTCGGCGGCGATCCGGCCCGCCGCCCGTTCCAGGGGCACGTCCTCGACGGACCCGAAGTAGGCGTCACGCGGCAGGTGCACCTGCTCCATGCGCAGGTCCTCCGGCGAGGGGACGGCCACTTGGGAGCCGTCGGTCAGTTCCTCGGCGTGTTCGGCCAGGGAGTGCAGCGCGGTCAGCAGGTGCTCGGTGGTCTCGCGGGAGTCGGCGTGGGTGAGCTGGGCGCTGATCCGCCGGTGGTCGCACAGGTGCAGGTCGATGTGGTGCCGCTCGCGCAGCCAGTCGCCCGCGCGAAAGCCGGTGGGCCCCAGTTCGGTGATGTCGATGACGATCGGCAGCGGATCCAGGTCCGCGGCCAGCCCCGGGGCGACGAAGTCCGCACGGTCGTTGACGTGCATGCCCGGGATCTTCTCGATCTCCGCCCGCACCTGGTCCGCCAGGTGCAGCGCGTCGTCCAGGAGGTCGTGGCCGTGCAGGGCCATCTGCCGCCGCCAGCCGTCGAGTCCGGCGTAGATCAGGACCGAGGGGCTGGTCGTGCCCAGCAGGTCGGCCCGTGACTTCAGGACGGCCGGGTCGATCAGGTCGCCGCGCAGGTGGAACACCGAGCCCTGTTCGAGGCCGCTGCCCATCTTGTGGATGCTGGTCACGCAGACGTCGGCGCCGGCGTCCATCGCCCAGGACGGCAGCCGGGGGTGGAACGGCAGATGGGCGCCCCAGGCCTCGTCGACGATCAGCGGGCGCGACCTGGCGTGGCAGACCTCGGCGATGTCCCCGAGCGCCGCGCAGGTTCCGTACGGGGTGGGGCTGGTGACCAGCGCGCCGCGCGCGTCCGGATGCCGCTCGAACGCCTCCTCGAACGCACGGGCGCCCGGCGGGTGGGCCAGCCGCCGCTCGCGGTCCCAGTTCGGCTCGACCCAGATCGGCTCGATGCCGG
Encoded proteins:
- a CDS encoding VOC family protein, which gives rise to MPIAKLRTTVLDCPDPHALAGFYAQVLGGRIKNGSDPEENWVDLFVDGSLRLSFQRAPGFVPPQWPRADHSQQIHLDLDVPDMEKGQEQVLALGARPLDLDDEGGKRDFRVYADPAGHPFCLIRT
- a CDS encoding PP2C family protein-serine/threonine phosphatase; protein product: MLLGDVRGKGLEAVRLSAAAIGHFRDCAYTHASLAEAVSETDRRLAGDLGEEDFITAVTAEFAPGRVRLVNCGHHPPLLLPAEGPPTLVQPAEAATTPLGLCPVPRVQQVRLSPGDRMLFYTDGLAEARDPSGTMLDLAGLVSACTLPDLNDAIDTVLTRMTRHTHGARDDDVALVMVELGVPVPRRAPRRFRSAPRTEQVTEALRTGPNRTGPSRSSGAFRSG